From one Peredibacter starrii genomic stretch:
- a CDS encoding uracil-DNA glycosylase family protein — protein sequence MDDLFKQKLLTLRNPPKASTFADALMGETSWLKKSPSVIKATKPIIPAKEAFSEKAQVLESLERFAQEKVEETGHSILKLDGGEIRVKAEPGWEGLQHFQDLTALKSALKLDSRVLDIILKNKTQDSVKAIFVSEKFRQWDELSAELKSGFIDELIVGFPLKTAELFERMIMAMKLDPSEVIIYPVEGTDESDYSHEVMEIASFFNPEVIITLGAKATQKILKSNDRLSMVHGQFFTRKAGNQSTFQIVPLFHPSIIETNQNMKKTAWADMQKIMKHLKKLP from the coding sequence ATGGACGATTTATTTAAGCAAAAATTATTGACCCTACGGAACCCACCGAAGGCCTCGACCTTCGCTGACGCCCTTATGGGAGAAACGAGTTGGCTTAAGAAAAGTCCGTCTGTCATAAAGGCCACAAAACCGATTATTCCTGCCAAAGAAGCTTTTTCAGAAAAGGCCCAGGTTCTTGAGTCCCTTGAGCGCTTTGCCCAGGAGAAAGTAGAAGAGACTGGTCACAGTATTCTGAAACTTGATGGGGGAGAAATCCGTGTTAAGGCCGAACCAGGGTGGGAAGGGCTTCAACATTTCCAAGACCTCACGGCCTTAAAATCTGCTCTTAAATTAGACTCTCGAGTTTTGGATATCATCCTTAAGAATAAGACCCAAGATTCAGTGAAGGCGATTTTTGTGTCTGAAAAGTTCCGTCAGTGGGACGAGCTTTCAGCTGAACTTAAATCCGGCTTCATTGATGAGTTGATCGTGGGGTTCCCACTTAAAACCGCTGAACTTTTTGAGCGCATGATCATGGCCATGAAGCTGGATCCTTCAGAGGTCATCATCTACCCGGTCGAAGGGACTGATGAAAGTGATTACTCGCATGAGGTGATGGAGATCGCTTCCTTCTTCAATCCGGAAGTAATTATCACTTTAGGAGCGAAGGCGACTCAGAAAATACTCAAGTCAAATGATCGGCTATCTATGGTTCACGGCCAGTTCTTCACTCGTAAGGCCGGCAATCAAAGCACATTTCAAATAGTTCCGCTGTTCCACCCAAGCATCATCGAAACCAACCAGAACATGAAGAAAACTGCCTGGGCCGACATGCAAAAAATCATGAAGCATTTAAAAAAACTCCCATGA
- the uvrC gene encoding excinuclease ABC subunit UvrC yields the protein MKKLDELLDKAQSLPQEAGCYLMKDKNGRVIYVGKAKRLRSRVTSYFNQSAKGLKTEYMVGHIDTFDFMITRSDAESFVLENNLIKEHSPKYNIRLRDDKSYPYLQVNWNEPFPRLEYIRRPKKGKGKELFGPYPPGSNISMIMRVLTKSFGLRDCSLSEFKSRKTPCLLYQMKQCSAPCVGYRSAAEYENDLQTAMGFFQGPIKAKRTIQKLEEKMMAYADAEEFEMAGVIRDHVQLLQDFLDKSYDQKVESIQSEKNIDVWSYWNGDEEVDISLYMIRSGLLLGQKNFHFVKGELIEELVDEVLQKIVQYYSDPEEMSPDMVVMDFEEEEIKDVSSALQTFGEMKVLGISKKYFPLIAMCRKHAEESQKVRIANADSVYMGLHKLRELLNMKERPRVLECYDVAIWQGQSPTASQIVFEEGKPNKKKYRYYHLETRPEGNNDFAMMREVITRRMDNGDLPDVLVIDGGVAQVNTVTAVLRELQIEMCVVGIAKSKDLTTGDLRATEVVRSEERLIIPGRTNPYILSKCPPLFKIIVSMRDEAHRFSRKLHHKAESKRVLSTWLDEVKGLGEDTKKKILSQLSMSQDELRAYTVNDLMNYFGIKSPQAKALWTHLHEDDVEIED from the coding sequence ATGAAGAAGCTCGACGAATTACTTGATAAAGCCCAAAGCCTGCCACAAGAAGCAGGTTGTTACTTAATGAAAGACAAGAATGGTCGGGTGATTTACGTTGGTAAGGCGAAGCGTCTTCGTTCGAGAGTAACATCTTACTTTAATCAATCAGCTAAGGGACTTAAGACAGAGTACATGGTGGGTCATATCGATACTTTCGATTTTATGATCACCCGTTCTGACGCTGAGTCATTTGTTCTTGAAAATAATCTGATTAAAGAACATTCACCTAAATACAATATCCGACTGCGGGACGACAAAAGTTATCCCTATCTACAGGTCAATTGGAATGAACCATTTCCTAGGCTTGAATACATCCGTCGTCCAAAAAAGGGGAAGGGGAAAGAACTCTTTGGGCCTTATCCTCCAGGCTCAAACATTTCGATGATCATGCGAGTTCTGACAAAGTCTTTTGGACTTCGTGATTGCAGTCTAAGTGAATTCAAGTCTCGCAAGACTCCGTGTCTGTTATATCAAATGAAACAATGTAGTGCTCCTTGTGTCGGTTATAGAAGTGCGGCCGAGTACGAGAATGATCTTCAAACGGCAATGGGATTTTTTCAAGGGCCGATCAAGGCCAAGCGGACAATTCAAAAGCTTGAAGAGAAAATGATGGCATATGCAGATGCTGAAGAGTTTGAGATGGCCGGAGTAATCCGCGATCATGTGCAGCTCCTTCAGGACTTCCTGGATAAATCATATGATCAGAAAGTGGAGAGCATCCAATCCGAAAAAAATATCGATGTGTGGTCATATTGGAACGGGGATGAAGAAGTAGATATTTCTTTATACATGATTCGTTCGGGTCTCCTACTCGGTCAGAAGAACTTCCACTTTGTGAAGGGTGAGTTGATAGAAGAACTTGTAGATGAAGTGCTTCAGAAAATTGTTCAGTACTATTCAGATCCGGAAGAAATGAGTCCGGACATGGTCGTGATGGATTTCGAGGAAGAAGAAATCAAAGATGTCTCTTCGGCCCTTCAAACTTTTGGAGAAATGAAAGTTCTTGGTATTTCTAAAAAGTATTTCCCATTGATCGCCATGTGTAGAAAGCACGCTGAAGAGTCACAGAAAGTGCGAATCGCCAATGCTGACAGTGTGTACATGGGTCTTCATAAGCTTCGTGAACTTTTGAATATGAAAGAACGTCCTCGTGTTCTTGAATGTTATGACGTTGCAATTTGGCAGGGACAATCACCGACAGCATCTCAGATTGTTTTTGAAGAAGGAAAGCCCAATAAGAAAAAGTATCGCTACTATCACTTAGAAACTCGTCCAGAGGGGAACAATGACTTTGCCATGATGAGAGAAGTTATCACTCGTCGTATGGACAATGGTGATCTGCCGGATGTTTTAGTCATCGATGGTGGTGTGGCCCAGGTAAACACTGTTACGGCCGTATTGCGTGAACTTCAAATTGAAATGTGTGTGGTTGGAATTGCTAAATCCAAGGATCTTACAACAGGAGATCTTCGCGCAACTGAAGTCGTTCGTTCAGAGGAGAGACTCATCATTCCTGGCAGAACCAATCCTTACATCCTAAGTAAGTGTCCGCCGCTATTTAAAATCATTGTGAGCATGCGAGATGAGGCCCATAGATTTTCTCGTAAGCTTCACCATAAAGCTGAATCAAAGCGTGTTCTTTCAACTTGGTTGGATGAAGTGAAGGGACTTGGTGAAGACACTAAGAAAAAAATTCTTTCCCAGTTATCCATGTCTCAGGACGAATTACGGGCCTATACTGTGAATGATTTAATGAATTATTTCGGAATCAAAAGTCCTCAGGCAAAAGCGCTGTGGACGCATTTGCATGAGGATGATGTAGAAATCGAAGATTAG
- the murJ gene encoding murein biosynthesis integral membrane protein MurJ: protein MSVIRSSIKMAIATFFSRIFGLVREQVMAAYFGASGMTDAFLVAFRIPNLLRDLFAEGAFSSAFVPTFIEANQESFEKSRELMWSLFWLLFFITGTVCLGIFIFAPELVSIFAPSFTKDPEKFIVTVNLTRIMAPFLTFVSLAALFMGVLNSLKVFFVPAFAPTWFNIVSVICQVGLSGLLYKNGYHPIYSLGIGAMLGGFAQAAVQVPKLMQFGYKPMWPKKFWTDRSKKIVKLIGPGLIGFAAAQINILITTILATPIVGAVSWLSYSFRLFQLPVGILSVSIGNSNMVHFSEAWKKKDVDGAKASLQQSYYLSFLTVMPALVMLYCLSEEMINLIFERGKFTHESTLMTAEALRMYALGLPFYGLYKLLVPTFYALDRQKIPVMASLFSIAFNISFCLLLTPIFGFKILALGTTLSVLVNSCFQSWILKKDLNLSWNFFFSLRIWKVVGATIGCAIITETLLKVEFFSQPFITKCFYLGAQILAIGALYATFLLLMGERAAVNALLSKVTKKFRKK, encoded by the coding sequence ATGTCTGTCATTCGTTCTAGCATCAAGATGGCAATTGCCACTTTCTTCTCTCGTATTTTTGGCCTCGTAAGAGAACAAGTTATGGCCGCTTACTTTGGTGCAAGTGGAATGACCGATGCATTCTTGGTCGCATTTAGAATTCCAAATCTTCTCCGAGATCTATTTGCGGAGGGTGCTTTCTCTTCTGCTTTTGTTCCTACTTTCATTGAGGCCAATCAAGAATCATTCGAGAAGAGTAGAGAGCTCATGTGGTCTCTCTTCTGGTTGTTGTTCTTTATTACAGGAACAGTTTGTCTGGGGATTTTTATCTTCGCTCCTGAACTCGTGAGCATCTTTGCTCCTTCATTCACAAAAGATCCTGAGAAATTTATTGTTACGGTAAATCTCACTCGTATCATGGCACCATTTCTGACTTTCGTTTCTTTGGCCGCTCTATTTATGGGAGTGTTGAACTCTCTGAAAGTTTTCTTTGTGCCGGCCTTTGCACCTACTTGGTTCAACATTGTAAGTGTTATTTGTCAGGTGGGATTAAGCGGGCTCTTGTATAAGAATGGGTATCATCCTATTTACTCTCTAGGGATAGGTGCAATGCTGGGTGGTTTTGCTCAAGCTGCCGTTCAAGTTCCAAAGCTTATGCAGTTTGGTTACAAACCAATGTGGCCCAAAAAGTTTTGGACTGACCGTTCAAAGAAAATCGTGAAATTGATCGGGCCTGGACTTATTGGATTTGCGGCCGCTCAGATTAATATTCTTATTACTACGATTCTAGCGACTCCGATTGTGGGCGCGGTTTCGTGGCTCAGTTATAGTTTCCGTTTGTTCCAGTTACCGGTTGGGATTCTTTCCGTTTCGATTGGAAACTCGAACATGGTTCATTTTTCTGAGGCATGGAAAAAGAAAGATGTGGATGGAGCGAAGGCCTCACTTCAGCAAAGTTATTATCTTTCTTTTCTAACTGTGATGCCGGCGCTGGTGATGCTTTATTGCTTATCAGAAGAAATGATTAATCTCATTTTCGAAAGAGGGAAGTTCACCCATGAAAGTACCCTGATGACTGCTGAGGCCCTTCGCATGTATGCATTGGGTCTACCATTTTATGGGCTCTACAAACTTTTAGTTCCGACTTTTTACGCTCTAGATCGTCAAAAGATCCCAGTGATGGCCTCACTTTTTTCCATCGCATTCAACATCTCTTTTTGTTTACTGCTGACTCCGATTTTTGGTTTCAAAATTTTGGCCTTAGGAACAACATTATCGGTACTGGTGAATTCATGTTTCCAAAGTTGGATCCTTAAAAAGGATCTGAATCTTTCCTGGAATTTCTTCTTTTCGCTCAGAATTTGGAAGGTTGTAGGGGCAACTATAGGGTGTGCAATCATCACGGAAACCCTCCTAAAAGTGGAATTTTTCTCTCAACCATTCATCACTAAGTGCTTTTATTTAGGGGCCCAAATCCTAGCGATTGGAGCACTTTATGCGACTTTTCTCCTCTTGATGGGTGAGCGTGCAGCAGTCAACGCGCTCCTTAGTAAAGTCACAAAAAAGTTCCGAAAAAAGTAA
- a CDS encoding adenylosuccinate synthase — translation MQTLAIIGAQWGDEGKGKLTDLLAEKCDLVVRYQGGHNAGHTIWVNGQKTVLHVIPSGVLHPHCLSVIGHGVVLEPENFLNELSKIKGVTNVTPDNLKLSSTATVITSYHKLLDAARESQGPEKIGTTGKGIGPAYEDKVSRRGIKVKDLLDKDTLVRRLSTGYAEKAILFKHLYQIEIPSIESEVERLYRYGQSLKDYVTDTFSLIDDKLSQGKRVLYEGAQGILLDIDYGTYPYVTSSSTAGAGIYTGAGIPGRKLEEVIGVAKAYTTRVGEGPFPTELFDEVGAEIQVNGNEIGATTGRKRRCGWLDIPLLRYSVKCSQLTSIALTKLDILSNLKELKVCYAYEVNGKVVDCAYPGINLYNAKPLYKEFKPFTDDFSGGKTSKELEDYINFIQESLGIQVGIYAYGPDRNQIVFRKQYS, via the coding sequence ATGCAAACGCTCGCGATTATTGGTGCTCAATGGGGTGATGAAGGTAAAGGTAAACTAACTGACCTTCTCGCTGAAAAATGTGACTTAGTTGTTCGCTATCAAGGTGGACACAATGCTGGTCACACAATCTGGGTGAACGGTCAAAAAACTGTTCTTCACGTGATCCCTTCTGGTGTTCTTCACCCACACTGTTTGTCGGTCATCGGCCACGGTGTTGTGCTTGAGCCGGAAAACTTTTTAAATGAACTTTCTAAGATCAAAGGTGTAACAAATGTTACTCCGGATAATTTAAAACTCTCTTCTACTGCGACTGTTATCACGAGCTACCACAAGCTCTTAGATGCTGCTCGTGAATCACAAGGTCCTGAGAAAATCGGTACAACTGGAAAAGGCATTGGCCCGGCATACGAAGACAAAGTTTCTCGTCGCGGGATTAAAGTGAAAGACCTTCTCGACAAAGACACTCTTGTTCGTCGTCTTTCAACTGGCTACGCTGAAAAAGCGATCCTCTTTAAACATCTTTATCAAATTGAAATCCCTTCAATTGAATCAGAAGTTGAGCGCCTTTATCGTTACGGTCAGTCTCTTAAAGACTACGTTACTGATACTTTCAGCTTGATCGACGACAAACTTTCTCAAGGTAAGCGCGTTCTTTATGAAGGTGCTCAGGGAATTCTTCTCGATATCGATTACGGAACTTATCCATACGTAACTTCTTCATCAACTGCCGGAGCAGGTATCTACACAGGTGCCGGAATCCCTGGCCGCAAACTGGAAGAAGTAATTGGTGTTGCGAAGGCCTACACGACTCGCGTGGGTGAAGGTCCCTTCCCGACTGAACTTTTTGATGAGGTCGGTGCCGAGATTCAGGTAAACGGTAATGAAATTGGTGCTACAACTGGCCGTAAACGTCGTTGTGGTTGGTTAGATATCCCACTTCTTCGCTATTCGGTTAAATGCTCACAACTCACTTCTATCGCTCTGACGAAGCTAGATATTCTTAGCAATCTAAAAGAGCTTAAAGTTTGTTACGCTTACGAAGTGAACGGTAAAGTGGTTGATTGTGCCTACCCTGGTATCAACCTTTATAACGCTAAACCGCTTTATAAAGAGTTCAAACCTTTCACTGATGATTTCTCTGGTGGCAAGACATCAAAAGAACTTGAAGACTACATCAACTTCATTCAAGAAAGCCTTGGTATCCAGGTCGGAATCTATGCTTATGGACCGGATCGTAATCAGATCGTGTTCCGCAAGCAGTATAGTTAG
- the mtaB gene encoding tRNA (N(6)-L-threonylcarbamoyladenosine(37)-C(2))-methylthiotransferase MtaB codes for METTNLTSKKVSFHTLGCRLNFSESGSIAQGFVDRGYEVVEFGNQADVVFLNTCTVTDGADSTCRNLIRKAQASSPEAKIVVAGCYAQMEADKIKNMQGVDLILGTSEKYKVFDYLDSEADQEVHIDKSSDFWGAATTLADSHTRAFLKIQDGCNYVCSFCIIPFARGRSRTISVEDAIREAKELAAKGFKEIVLTGVNIGEYEAISGEKLTDLVKLIADIPTVERLRLGSVEPNTMTRELLETLKATGKYQDHFHIPMQSGSDAILTSMRRKYNSTQYKEIISMVRSYFPQAAFGADVIVGYPGETEEQFLETFNLLRTLPITHFHVFPYSKRKGTTASKMDNHIQTSVKKDRVRTLMMLGDAKLDEFSANFVGNTTNVLFENEADGFWEGYSSNYLRVRVKSTENLKNEVRSVRVDSYVGGKLIGTI; via the coding sequence ATGGAAACAACGAATCTTACTTCTAAAAAAGTCTCATTTCACACTCTTGGATGCCGTCTGAATTTTTCAGAATCTGGCTCTATTGCGCAGGGGTTTGTTGATAGGGGTTATGAGGTCGTAGAATTCGGAAATCAGGCCGATGTGGTCTTTTTAAATACTTGTACAGTAACTGATGGCGCGGATTCTACCTGTCGTAATTTAATTCGTAAGGCACAAGCATCATCTCCAGAAGCAAAAATCGTTGTAGCTGGTTGTTACGCTCAAATGGAAGCAGACAAAATTAAGAACATGCAAGGCGTGGATCTTATTCTTGGAACTTCTGAGAAGTATAAAGTGTTCGATTATCTCGATTCAGAAGCTGATCAAGAAGTTCATATTGATAAGTCTTCTGATTTCTGGGGAGCTGCCACAACTCTCGCCGATTCACACACTCGTGCCTTCCTGAAAATTCAGGATGGATGTAATTACGTTTGTTCATTCTGTATTATTCCATTCGCTCGTGGTCGTTCACGCACAATTTCGGTTGAGGACGCGATTCGCGAGGCGAAGGAGCTGGCGGCCAAGGGTTTCAAGGAAATCGTTCTTACGGGCGTAAATATTGGCGAATACGAAGCCATCAGTGGTGAGAAGCTGACTGACCTCGTGAAACTGATTGCCGATATCCCAACGGTAGAAAGACTTCGTCTTGGTTCAGTTGAGCCAAACACCATGACTCGCGAACTTCTTGAAACTTTAAAAGCGACTGGAAAATATCAGGACCATTTCCATATCCCAATGCAGAGTGGAAGTGATGCGATCCTGACTTCAATGAGAAGAAAGTATAATTCGACTCAATATAAAGAAATCATTTCAATGGTTCGTAGCTACTTCCCGCAAGCTGCCTTCGGTGCTGACGTCATTGTTGGTTACCCTGGAGAGACGGAAGAGCAGTTCCTTGAAACTTTTAATCTTCTAAGAACACTACCAATTACTCACTTCCACGTGTTTCCATATTCAAAACGTAAGGGCACGACTGCCTCAAAGATGGATAATCATATTCAAACGTCGGTGAAAAAAGACCGCGTGAGAACTTTGATGATGTTAGGGGACGCAAAACTTGATGAATTCTCAGCAAACTTTGTTGGTAACACGACAAATGTTCTGTTTGAAAATGAAGCTGATGGCTTCTGGGAAGGGTATAGCTCGAACTATCTTCGCGTAAGAGTGAAATCAACTGAGAATTTAAAGAACGAAGTTCGTTCTGTTCGCGTTGATTCTTATGTGGGTGGAAAACTAATCGGAACTATTTAG
- a CDS encoding GNAT family N-acetyltransferase has translation MNIDYVINPTDLDPHDVFELFQRAGILKPNKTIGRISRSMKGSAVIVTAWHNNRLIGYSNAISDFSWVGHISQLAVDPEYQGQGIGRNLVEKIKQTLGDEVSLMVHSSEVAKDFYRAIGFKDYHDMFVLPRSR, from the coding sequence ATGAACATTGATTATGTCATCAATCCTACAGATCTCGATCCTCACGATGTCTTTGAACTCTTTCAAAGAGCCGGCATTTTAAAGCCTAATAAAACAATAGGTCGCATTTCACGCTCTATGAAAGGCAGCGCGGTCATTGTAACTGCCTGGCACAATAATCGCCTAATAGGTTATTCCAATGCAATTTCAGATTTTTCCTGGGTGGGACATATTTCTCAGCTGGCCGTGGATCCCGAATATCAGGGACAAGGCATTGGAAGAAATCTAGTTGAGAAAATAAAGCAAACACTTGGAGATGAAGTTTCACTCATGGTTCATTCTTCTGAGGTGGCAAAAGACTTTTATAGGGCCATTGGTTTTAAAGATTATCATGACATGTTTGTTTTACCCCGTTCGCGGTAA
- a CDS encoding VOC family protein → MKVKRIVANIQTKKTKDAKRFYEKALGLEVLMDMDWICTYGSNSKSMVQISFMEEGGSGTPVPDLSIEVDDVEEAYKRMKKGKFKIEYDITDEPWGVRRFFVRDPFGKLVNILSHK, encoded by the coding sequence ATGAAGGTCAAACGTATCGTTGCCAACATTCAGACTAAAAAGACCAAAGATGCAAAACGCTTCTATGAAAAGGCCCTAGGTCTGGAAGTTTTGATGGATATGGATTGGATTTGCACCTATGGATCTAATTCTAAGTCGATGGTTCAAATAAGTTTTATGGAAGAAGGTGGATCAGGCACTCCCGTTCCAGATCTTTCTATAGAAGTTGATGATGTGGAAGAAGCATATAAGAGAATGAAAAAAGGGAAATTTAAAATCGAATACGACATCACTGATGAGCCTTGGGGTGTTCGTCGATTTTTCGTACGCGATCCTTTTGGAAAATTGGTGAATATACTTTCCCATAAGTAA
- a CDS encoding PAS domain-containing protein: MTPIQHFLSFTNDLICILDEQGKIHDVNANWKNLFSVGPKQGISFLDLIHDESKNKIWSFFKNSKNSELHLTECRFTDFNGQNYWLNLKIRRIQNKNHYWCTLKDITQRRHIFSILDQISDSYNLGHWEYDSVRKEINWSLKIFEIFGLDPLTYKPLVKDMNNFFSLNDVKQFREKIRQQDEFDFTFQYTDKTGNLKWIKLSGRKDSLSDKNFVLKGILQDVTKETIKEIAQLSSNVELSSFEKGLDQFSIVARTDARGRIIHANEAFCRISKYSHEELLGQDHRLLNSGHHPKSFFKEMWECIQSGKNWRGEIKNQAKDGSHYWVDTIIIPIRDNEGVLKEILSFRFEITNFKRIQEENQILQNQLELLKMESEIGCWSYDFKSQLMKLDHKTVHLMNAPSEQAPSLTTFLESLDGFDELDFEFFLKDSLLNEYQTLTSDFFFRVKAIRNKKGEAIRVDGILSKKREEDFYPPLFHSCA, encoded by the coding sequence ATGACACCTATTCAACATTTCCTCAGTTTTACTAATGACCTTATTTGTATTTTAGACGAACAGGGAAAAATCCATGATGTGAACGCAAATTGGAAGAACCTTTTTAGCGTTGGCCCTAAACAAGGCATCTCTTTTTTGGATTTAATTCATGATGAGAGTAAAAATAAAATTTGGTCTTTCTTTAAGAACTCTAAAAACTCAGAACTCCATTTAACAGAATGTCGCTTCACCGATTTTAATGGGCAGAATTATTGGCTCAATCTGAAAATCCGCCGCATTCAGAACAAAAATCATTATTGGTGCACACTTAAAGATATCACTCAGAGAAGACATATCTTTTCTATCCTGGATCAAATTAGCGATAGCTATAATCTTGGGCACTGGGAGTATGACAGTGTTCGCAAAGAAATAAACTGGAGCCTTAAAATCTTCGAGATTTTTGGGCTCGATCCTCTCACCTATAAGCCATTGGTAAAGGACATGAATAACTTCTTCTCTCTAAACGATGTTAAGCAGTTCAGAGAAAAGATTCGCCAGCAAGATGAGTTTGATTTTACCTTTCAGTACACTGATAAAACGGGCAATCTCAAATGGATCAAATTAAGCGGTAGAAAAGATTCTTTATCTGACAAAAACTTCGTTTTGAAAGGCATCCTCCAGGACGTGACCAAAGAAACGATCAAAGAAATCGCCCAGCTTTCTAGTAATGTTGAACTTTCTAGTTTTGAAAAGGGCCTTGATCAATTCTCCATCGTGGCCAGAACTGATGCACGGGGAAGAATCATTCATGCGAATGAGGCCTTTTGCCGAATCTCAAAATACTCACATGAAGAACTACTAGGACAAGATCATCGACTTCTTAATAGTGGACACCATCCTAAATCTTTTTTCAAAGAGATGTGGGAATGTATTCAGAGTGGAAAAAACTGGCGAGGAGAGATAAAAAACCAGGCCAAGGACGGAAGTCATTATTGGGTCGACACGATCATCATTCCTATTCGTGATAATGAAGGTGTCTTGAAAGAGATACTTTCGTTTCGTTTTGAAATCACTAATTTCAAACGCATTCAGGAGGAGAATCAAATTCTTCAAAACCAGCTTGAGTTACTAAAGATGGAAAGTGAAATCGGTTGTTGGAGTTATGACTTTAAATCGCAACTAATGAAGTTAGATCATAAAACTGTTCATCTTATGAATGCGCCTTCTGAACAAGCTCCTTCTTTAACTACATTTTTAGAATCACTAGATGGTTTTGATGAATTAGACTTCGAATTTTTTTTGAAAGACTCATTACTGAATGAATATCAAACTCTCACTTCTGATTTTTTCTTCCGAGTGAAAGCGATTCGAAATAAAAAAGGTGAAGCCATAAGGGTAGATGGAATCCTCTCTAAGAAACGAGAAGAGGATTTCTACCCTCCTCTCTTTCACTCTTGTGCCTAG
- a CDS encoding imelysin family protein, whose product MISSKNLVLSLSLVLSAPSFAQTTLKESIQSYSEHVHSSYAETLRRGVLLQKALYAFTETPSLMTQTVAKETWKYAREAYGQTEVFRFYNGPIDRDGGPEGLLNSWPLDEAYIDYVKGAPNAGIINNTSEFPEITKELLESLNELDGEKNISTGYHAIEFLLWGQDFYTDGPGQRSYTDYVDAPNAARRAVYLNTIADMLVDHLASLEEEWRVGEENFRKDFESQKDTVALKNLLSGVIFMAGDELSGERMYVAYDTQGQEDEHSCFSDMTHMDIQWNYWGIENVIKATNLLNQPEVKGSAIALRIEERMTSLHSLLATIPVPFDQAIANDEGRAIILNSVEELEALARDLATVSKMLKAPVDY is encoded by the coding sequence ATGATTAGTTCAAAGAACCTTGTGCTCTCGCTCTCTCTCGTTCTCTCGGCTCCTTCATTTGCTCAAACCACTTTAAAAGAAAGTATTCAGTCATACAGTGAACATGTTCACTCTTCGTATGCGGAAACGCTTAGACGTGGAGTCTTGCTTCAGAAGGCCCTTTATGCTTTCACTGAAACTCCATCGCTCATGACTCAAACCGTGGCGAAAGAAACTTGGAAATACGCTCGGGAGGCCTATGGTCAAACCGAAGTTTTCCGTTTCTATAACGGACCAATCGATCGTGATGGAGGCCCAGAGGGACTTCTTAACTCTTGGCCATTAGATGAGGCCTATATTGATTATGTGAAAGGCGCACCAAACGCTGGGATCATCAATAACACGTCTGAATTTCCCGAGATCACAAAAGAGCTTCTTGAATCGCTAAACGAACTAGATGGAGAAAAGAACATCTCTACTGGTTATCACGCGATCGAGTTCCTTCTTTGGGGCCAGGACTTCTATACAGATGGTCCAGGTCAGCGTTCATATACAGATTATGTAGATGCTCCTAATGCCGCTCGTAGAGCTGTTTATCTTAATACCATCGCAGATATGCTGGTTGATCACCTGGCCTCTCTAGAAGAGGAGTGGCGTGTCGGTGAAGAAAACTTCCGTAAGGATTTTGAAAGTCAGAAAGATACTGTTGCTCTTAAAAATCTTCTTTCCGGTGTAATCTTCATGGCGGGAGATGAGCTTTCAGGTGAAAGAATGTATGTGGCCTACGATACTCAAGGTCAGGAAGATGAGCACTCGTGCTTCTCTGATATGACTCATATGGATATCCAGTGGAACTACTGGGGAATTGAAAATGTTATCAAAGCAACGAATCTTCTTAACCAGCCAGAAGTAAAAGGTTCAGCCATTGCTCTAAGAATTGAAGAGCGCATGACTTCGCTGCACTCACTTCTCGCCACAATCCCTGTTCCTTTTGACCAGGCCATCGCAAATGATGAAGGACGCGCGATTATTTTAAATTCTGTCGAAGAACTCGAGGCCCTTGCCAGAGATCTTGCGACTGTTTCTAAGATGCTTAAAGCACCAGTTGACTACTAA